A stretch of the Glutamicibacter sp. JL.03c genome encodes the following:
- a CDS encoding AEC family transporter: MQGVLQGFAVVIILIGIGFCTARFMPQRREAIAKGLTPLIYYITNPALMFILLAGTDLHAVVGVFTPIALITAVLTGGVYALLATVFCKTPLQRIPAGAMATSYVNAGNIGVPLALYAVGSTTPVVSVLVAQLLIIAPLYMCLFALVSRRHGASGSAPLGRTILKSVANPVTIATFIGALFSWFQIRLPEVLHSPVQMLGDSSIPLLLLAFGMSLYGQKPLADKALRGEVLLGAGLKVVFMPMAAYLLARVVFGLQGTDLLGVVIMAALPTAQNVLLFSQQFRLNPVVPREVILTSTLLTLPVVLLATFLLT, from the coding sequence ATGCAGGGAGTCTTACAGGGCTTTGCGGTGGTAATCATCCTGATAGGCATCGGTTTTTGCACTGCGCGATTCATGCCGCAGCGCAGGGAAGCCATTGCCAAGGGTCTGACCCCGCTGATCTACTACATCACCAATCCCGCGCTGATGTTCATCCTGCTGGCAGGGACCGATTTGCACGCGGTGGTTGGAGTGTTCACCCCGATCGCCTTGATCACGGCGGTGCTCACCGGCGGCGTGTACGCGCTGCTCGCCACGGTCTTCTGCAAGACGCCGTTGCAGCGCATTCCTGCCGGCGCCATGGCCACCAGCTACGTCAATGCCGGCAATATCGGCGTGCCGCTAGCCCTGTATGCGGTGGGCAGCACCACCCCGGTGGTGTCCGTGCTAGTCGCCCAGCTGCTCATTATCGCGCCGCTGTACATGTGCCTGTTCGCTCTGGTGTCGCGTCGCCACGGCGCCTCGGGTTCGGCACCGCTGGGTCGAACCATCCTCAAATCGGTCGCCAACCCTGTCACCATCGCCACCTTTATCGGCGCCTTGTTCTCATGGTTCCAGATCCGGTTGCCCGAGGTCTTGCACTCCCCGGTGCAAATGCTGGGCGACTCGTCGATTCCGCTGTTGCTCCTGGCCTTCGGCATGTCGCTGTACGGCCAGAAACCCCTGGCAGACAAGGCACTGCGTGGCGAAGTGCTGCTGGGCGCCGGGCTCAAGGTCGTGTTCATGCCAATGGCCGCCTACCTGCTTGCTAGAGTGGTGTTTGGATTGCAAGGCACGGACCTGCTGGGTGTAGTGATCATGGCCGCGCTGCCCACCGCGCAGAATGTGCTGCTTTTTTCCCAGCAGTTCCGGCTCAACCCGGTAGTTCCACGCGAAGTAATCCTGACCAGCACCCTGCTTACCCTGCCAGTGGTTTTGCTGGCCACGTTCTTGCTGACTTAG
- a CDS encoding AEC family transporter, which yields MYGVIEGFFGIWVIIGVGYWAGKKNLFGDNGRYILNRLTFFIASPTLLFTTISAAKPHEALGPQLFIAGIAAMAVFLAYWVFSRLAFKRSAGERTIGSMAASTVNAGNLGLPIAIYALGDISLAAPIALFQMSVMTPLSLALMEKATAKGGTKFAGVLWRTISNPMIIASVLGLLCSIYQWRPPQIIMTPIELLAGASIPAMLLGFGLSLVGSRPLQRSSGRRAEVWVASFSKLVVHPLLAWALAAWVFRLDSTGQYIAVIMAALPTAQNIFVNADRYGSGVTIAKDTVLLTTVLGIPAMLGFAALLLHVG from the coding sequence ATGTACGGCGTCATCGAGGGATTCTTCGGCATCTGGGTCATCATCGGTGTTGGCTACTGGGCAGGGAAGAAGAATCTCTTCGGCGATAATGGGCGTTACATCCTGAATCGGCTCACCTTTTTCATCGCCTCCCCCACGCTGCTGTTCACCACCATTTCCGCTGCGAAACCACACGAAGCGCTCGGACCCCAGTTGTTTATTGCCGGGATTGCAGCCATGGCCGTTTTCCTGGCTTACTGGGTTTTTTCGCGACTGGCTTTCAAGCGCAGCGCCGGGGAACGAACCATTGGTTCCATGGCGGCCTCCACAGTGAACGCCGGCAATCTGGGCCTTCCCATTGCCATCTATGCGCTGGGAGACATATCCCTGGCCGCTCCGATTGCGCTATTCCAGATGTCGGTAATGACCCCGCTTTCGCTGGCGCTCATGGAGAAGGCCACCGCGAAGGGCGGTACCAAATTCGCTGGTGTCCTGTGGCGCACCATCAGCAATCCGATGATCATCGCTTCCGTGCTGGGCCTGCTGTGCTCGATCTACCAATGGCGTCCACCACAGATCATCATGACCCCGATAGAGCTCTTGGCCGGTGCCTCGATCCCGGCGATGCTTCTGGGATTCGGCCTATCCCTGGTGGGGTCCCGGCCGCTGCAGCGCAGTTCCGGGCGGCGTGCTGAGGTATGGGTCGCATCCTTCAGCAAATTGGTTGTGCATCCGCTGCTGGCCTGGGCACTGGCTGCCTGGGTATTCCGGCTGGATTCCACCGGGCAATACATCGCAGTCATCATGGCCGCACTGCCCACGGCGCAGAATATCTTTGTCAATGCTGACCGATATGGGTCGGGTGTCACCATTGCCAAGGACACCGTCCTGCTCACCACGGTGCTGGGAATTCCGGCGATGCTCGGATTTGCTGCGCTGCTATTGCATGTGGGATAG
- a CDS encoding LysR family transcriptional regulator, whose protein sequence is MFSLVQLESFIAVAEELHFGAAAERLNMTQPPLSRQIQLLERELQAKLFTRTSRTVQLTTAGKVLLPNARRIVDMSRKTSMEVSRVATGDFGTVVVGYTAVAGQAVLPEFLATAASELPGVSLVLREAVSVEQLDGLSKGTLDLGLLRPFTNRAGVETTLVKKDRLVVALPRDHYLVTGKGVLIKELVGLPLMMYSTSEGRYFHELVLRLFDSVGAKPTITQIASQIPALISLVAVGLGVSLVPAGSMEYSPDSVAFEELVGPSGLQDMNQSDIVLAMEETNANPAARRLKEIYLQSIQTVEGPAIRDKRG, encoded by the coding sequence ATGTTTTCTCTGGTGCAATTGGAATCCTTTATCGCGGTCGCTGAAGAGCTGCATTTCGGCGCGGCCGCGGAGCGGCTGAATATGACTCAACCGCCGTTGAGCCGACAGATCCAGTTGCTTGAGCGCGAATTGCAGGCCAAGCTGTTTACTCGCACCTCGCGCACGGTGCAGCTGACCACCGCGGGGAAGGTGCTGCTGCCCAATGCCCGGCGTATCGTGGACATGAGCCGAAAGACCAGCATGGAAGTGTCACGGGTGGCCACCGGCGATTTCGGAACCGTCGTGGTCGGCTACACGGCGGTTGCGGGCCAAGCCGTGTTGCCTGAATTCCTGGCTACCGCGGCCAGTGAGCTTCCAGGGGTCTCGCTGGTCCTTCGCGAAGCAGTTTCTGTAGAGCAACTGGACGGACTCAGCAAGGGCACTCTTGACTTGGGGCTGCTGAGGCCATTCACCAATCGTGCCGGGGTGGAAACGACTCTTGTGAAGAAGGATCGCCTGGTGGTAGCACTGCCCAGGGACCATTACCTCGTCACCGGCAAGGGGGTGTTGATCAAGGAATTGGTGGGCCTGCCGCTGATGATGTATTCGACTTCGGAGGGCCGCTATTTCCACGAGCTTGTGCTGCGGCTATTCGACTCGGTCGGCGCCAAGCCGACGATTACGCAGATCGCCAGCCAGATTCCTGCGCTCATTTCCCTCGTTGCCGTGGGGCTGGGAGTTTCACTGGTGCCTGCGGGTTCCATGGAATACTCGCCGGACTCCGTGGCATTCGAGGAATTGGTGGGCCCTTCGGGGCTTCAGGACATGAACCAGTCGGACATTGTCCTGGCCATGGAGGAGACCAATGCCAATCCGGCCGCTCGGCGTCTCAAAGAGATCTATCTGCAATCCATCCAGACGGTTGAAGGGCCGGCAATCAGAGACAAACGGGGCTAG
- a CDS encoding enolase C-terminal domain-like protein, with the protein MSTPRALITSVEVTPVAFADPPLLNSVGVHEPYALRAIVVVRTDAGHYGLGETYGDEAHVARLKRAGEFLIGTDAFNTNQIAARVADSLAEDSGQGGHGTGGMVTTTSLEDRVLSAFDVAALDIQGKVLGVPVSTLLGGAIRDEVEFSGYLFYKWAGHPGHVEDDWGAALDPSGIVAQARKMVNEYGFKALKLKGGVFPPDEEAAAIEALREAFPDVLLRIDPNGVWNVDTAVRIGKRLEPVLEYLEDPCLSIEDNARVRQQVNLPLATNMCVVAFNDLPPALKAEAVDVVLSDHHFWGGLNRSRLLAGIAQTFDLRLSMHSNSHLGISFAAMIQLASATRNIDYACDTHWPWKRAEDDVIVPGVLSIADGRVKVPTAPGLGVELDETALARMHQQYLDAGLTKRDDTSYMQSIDPEYELQVPRW; encoded by the coding sequence ATGTCGACGCCCCGTGCACTCATCACTTCGGTCGAAGTGACCCCGGTAGCCTTCGCCGATCCCCCGCTGCTCAATTCGGTCGGCGTGCATGAGCCCTACGCGCTACGTGCCATTGTAGTGGTGCGCACGGACGCCGGGCACTACGGTTTGGGCGAAACCTACGGCGACGAAGCGCATGTGGCACGACTGAAACGAGCCGGCGAGTTCTTGATTGGCACCGATGCCTTTAACACCAACCAGATCGCCGCACGTGTCGCAGATTCGCTGGCCGAGGACAGCGGCCAGGGAGGACACGGCACCGGTGGCATGGTGACGACAACCTCCTTGGAAGACCGTGTTCTCTCCGCCTTCGACGTTGCTGCCTTGGACATCCAGGGCAAGGTCCTGGGAGTGCCGGTCAGCACGCTGCTGGGCGGGGCCATCCGCGATGAAGTGGAGTTCAGCGGGTACCTGTTCTACAAGTGGGCAGGACACCCTGGCCACGTGGAAGACGACTGGGGCGCGGCACTTGATCCGAGCGGCATCGTGGCCCAGGCGCGCAAGATGGTCAACGAATATGGATTCAAAGCCCTGAAGCTCAAGGGCGGAGTCTTCCCGCCGGATGAGGAAGCTGCCGCCATCGAAGCCTTGCGCGAAGCATTCCCTGATGTCCTGCTGCGCATCGATCCCAATGGCGTGTGGAACGTCGACACTGCGGTGCGCATCGGCAAGCGCCTCGAGCCGGTCCTCGAATACCTGGAAGATCCCTGCCTGTCCATCGAAGACAATGCCCGGGTGCGACAGCAGGTCAATCTCCCACTGGCGACCAACATGTGCGTCGTCGCATTCAACGACCTGCCTCCAGCGCTCAAGGCCGAGGCGGTGGATGTGGTGCTTTCCGACCATCATTTCTGGGGCGGATTGAACCGCTCGCGTCTGCTGGCCGGTATCGCCCAGACGTTCGATCTGCGTCTGTCCATGCACTCGAACTCGCATTTGGGCATCAGCTTCGCGGCGATGATCCAGTTGGCGAGCGCCACCAGGAATATCGACTACGCGTGCGACACCCACTGGCCATGGAAGCGTGCGGAAGATGACGTGATCGTCCCCGGTGTGCTGTCCATCGCCGATGGGCGTGTCAAGGTGCCTACCGCCCCGGGGCTCGGCGTGGAATTGGATGAAACGGCACTGGCGCGCATGCACCAGCAGTATCTGGACGCGGGCCTGACCAAGCGCGATGACACCAGCTACATGCAATCAATCGACCCAGAGTACGAGCTGCAGGTACCGCGGTGGTAG
- a CDS encoding 2-hydroxyacid dehydrogenase — MTDPILERLSEEFLAQAGQHDWHFAAALAPEQQDALLASCDVLVCARLTAEQARGCSARYVHITGIGADRVAVAQLPAGTIVSRTGHHERSIAEHIVMVSMIHQRRLLETNRELQAGVWRTVATAPDVPMNPTFSGLTFGFVGLGGIGEQALALCTALGARSVAVRRNPDGELSAGLDWVKGMDALPELLAISDVVVLGVPLTAQTTGLIGARQLAQMRSNALLVNVARGAVIDEEALFEALVSNSIGGAALDVWWDAPAGTTAPESVRRFAQLPNVIATPHNSGHTLDTFGSRAREIAQNITAFADGRTPSNQL, encoded by the coding sequence GTGACCGATCCAATCCTGGAGCGCCTTTCCGAGGAATTCCTGGCTCAGGCAGGGCAGCACGACTGGCATTTCGCCGCGGCGCTCGCACCAGAGCAGCAAGATGCCCTGCTTGCCTCCTGCGATGTGCTCGTCTGCGCACGGCTCACCGCTGAACAAGCGCGGGGATGCAGCGCGCGCTACGTGCACATTACCGGAATCGGCGCAGACCGCGTTGCGGTGGCCCAGCTGCCCGCTGGAACGATCGTTTCGCGAACAGGCCACCATGAACGGTCCATCGCAGAGCACATCGTGATGGTCTCGATGATTCACCAACGCCGCTTGCTGGAAACAAATCGCGAGTTGCAGGCTGGGGTATGGCGCACCGTCGCCACGGCCCCGGATGTCCCGATGAACCCGACTTTTTCGGGGTTGACCTTCGGCTTCGTTGGCCTTGGCGGGATCGGCGAACAGGCGCTGGCATTGTGCACGGCCCTGGGAGCTCGCAGCGTCGCGGTACGCCGCAATCCTGACGGGGAATTGTCCGCCGGGCTGGACTGGGTCAAGGGCATGGATGCCTTGCCCGAGCTCTTGGCGATCAGCGACGTCGTGGTGCTCGGGGTGCCACTGACTGCGCAGACCACGGGGCTGATCGGCGCACGCCAGCTTGCCCAGATGCGCTCGAATGCGCTGCTGGTCAATGTGGCGCGCGGGGCGGTCATCGACGAGGAGGCCTTGTTCGAGGCGCTGGTCAGCAATTCCATCGGCGGTGCCGCGCTGGATGTCTGGTGGGACGCACCGGCGGGCACCACCGCGCCGGAGTCGGTGCGCAGATTTGCCCAACTGCCGAACGTCATCGCCACTCCGCATAACTCGGGGCACACCTTGGACACCTTCGGATCCAGGGCACGCGAAATAGCTCAGAATATCACTGCCTTTGCCGATGGCCGGACTCCGAGCAACCAGCTCTGA
- a CDS encoding MarR family winged helix-turn-helix transcriptional regulator, which translates to MQDEKLLQLVEDEFTAILLHAREMIIRRAKAVHPDLQAPGYRLLAIVIRDDAQQQGVLAEKLRLDKATISRLVQHLESLALVNRTQDPSDGRAQLVSATPLAREKWRASGNTLRQELRRQLTEWEADELQNFGNLLHRLNLSFDELH; encoded by the coding sequence ATGCAAGACGAGAAGCTGCTGCAATTAGTAGAAGACGAATTCACGGCCATACTATTGCACGCGCGGGAGATGATTATCCGCCGTGCCAAGGCTGTCCACCCTGACCTGCAGGCCCCCGGATATCGGCTTCTTGCGATCGTCATTCGTGACGATGCGCAGCAGCAGGGCGTCTTGGCTGAAAAGCTTCGCTTGGACAAGGCTACGATTTCCCGCCTGGTCCAGCATCTGGAGTCCCTGGCCTTGGTCAACCGAACCCAAGACCCATCGGATGGTCGTGCGCAATTGGTCTCGGCAACGCCGCTGGCCAGGGAGAAGTGGCGTGCCAGTGGCAACACTTTGCGCCAGGAACTGCGCCGTCAGCTGACCGAATGGGAAGCTGACGAACTGCAGAACTTCGGGAATTTGCTGCACCGTTTGAATCTCAGCTTCGACGAGCTTCACTAG
- a CDS encoding DEAD/DEAH box helicase: MMEFQLTLSSLDSLVSEEEFRIGQLFYETGKVQDVERYVEVGNARVTAVVRGKQVMVGFRIGNDGVEFHCFCTEHPSEYSCPEVAALLLEIASDSEDPLHVSDRVADPYGWQRNVVPQWERNLNRLLPVADEDPEIVEEPLGLILKVVSEPRYGGDDVLSLQARPAKQGSKSPWVQTGVSWKTVAFDERFPRAQRRAVVELNRLREHAEKVKYGHFWETTDWISLMELPGKDLLAALKDLKEAGVAIINGGVASKPPVNFSDKLAHAHVDLRQGEHGLTVEGMLRGPEPEHTHLLPIGNPPTLVAYSSQPLAGSRDLGLAEFADPVSAELGAFIASGVQFIPSSDVGRFEETHLDRIRQLAPLKSADVSYEIPEPPRPVLRLRMSSTTDGVGLHFSWMYSAKAPRQRNVEKEIIASINDKLGDATVLGQLEARGTYADRELTIDESIDFMLYILPLLEEHPDMLIEAHNQLPEYRILDSPATVSIEAGENTGDWFDLTVEVTIDDIKVPFALLLAALTLHLDYLVLEDMTVIPISGADFAQLRTLIDEAGELGKVEGSTIRVHKLSIDWWQELLDLGIIEAQHNQWLQNMNELTRGEELQQVELPETFKANLRPYQEQGLAWLNFLRTHSLGGVLADDMGLGKTVQLLACLEQARRENPDQKFLVLAPTSVVGNWINEARRFTPNLKTRGITSTTKKAGQTVADQLGDAQLVVTSYTIFRLAYEEFEAAGFSVMIMDEAQQLKNHVSKGYKQARQLPVPCKFVVTGTPMENNLMELWALVSLAAPGLLGGQNAFKDNYQKLISEGDKERLDRLKSRLRPFVLRRTKEQVVPELPAKTEQILEVELEANHRKAYDRRFQRVRQEVLGLVDNVDSNRFKILQSLTLLRQLALDPSLVGEGDGASAKLELLRELMVDAVAEGHKILVFSQFTSFLSKAKDIAVELGIAHGYLDGSTSGAKRKELIEGFTDGDFPVFFISLKSGGFGINLTAADYCILLDPWWNPAAEAQAIDRAHRIGQEKPVHVYRLVAKDTIESKVLALQAKKTQLFNDVLGDEAQAGQSPALSADDFLALME; the protein is encoded by the coding sequence ATGATGGAATTCCAGCTGACTCTTTCCTCCTTGGACTCACTCGTCTCGGAGGAAGAATTTCGCATCGGGCAATTGTTCTATGAGACGGGCAAAGTCCAAGATGTTGAACGCTACGTCGAAGTCGGAAACGCCAGAGTTACCGCGGTAGTTCGAGGCAAACAAGTCATGGTGGGGTTTCGCATTGGAAACGATGGCGTTGAGTTCCATTGTTTTTGCACCGAGCATCCTTCAGAGTATTCCTGCCCGGAAGTCGCGGCATTGCTTTTGGAAATTGCCAGCGATTCAGAGGATCCGCTCCATGTTTCTGACCGTGTAGCTGACCCTTATGGATGGCAACGCAATGTGGTTCCGCAGTGGGAACGAAACCTCAACCGGCTGTTGCCCGTTGCCGACGAAGACCCAGAAATTGTTGAGGAGCCGCTGGGGTTGATTTTGAAAGTTGTCAGTGAACCCCGGTACGGCGGGGATGACGTGCTGTCTCTTCAAGCGAGGCCAGCGAAGCAGGGATCCAAGAGCCCTTGGGTGCAGACTGGTGTGAGCTGGAAAACGGTCGCTTTCGATGAGCGCTTTCCTCGCGCTCAACGCCGGGCCGTTGTCGAGCTGAACCGATTGCGCGAGCACGCCGAAAAGGTGAAGTACGGCCACTTTTGGGAAACCACCGACTGGATTTCCCTGATGGAACTGCCCGGAAAAGACCTTTTGGCCGCGCTCAAGGACCTCAAAGAGGCCGGCGTTGCCATTATTAATGGGGGAGTCGCGTCCAAGCCACCAGTGAATTTCAGCGACAAACTAGCCCACGCACACGTGGACTTACGACAGGGTGAACATGGCCTGACAGTCGAGGGGATGCTTCGCGGGCCCGAACCGGAGCACACGCATCTGTTGCCCATCGGAAATCCACCGACCCTTGTAGCATATTCTTCCCAGCCGCTGGCCGGGTCAAGAGACTTGGGCTTGGCCGAATTCGCTGACCCTGTTTCCGCCGAGCTCGGCGCATTCATCGCTTCTGGAGTCCAGTTCATACCTTCCTCGGACGTTGGCCGGTTTGAAGAAACGCATTTGGACAGAATCCGTCAGCTGGCGCCTTTGAAGAGTGCTGACGTGTCTTATGAAATTCCGGAGCCGCCTCGTCCCGTGCTGCGCCTGCGCATGTCCAGCACCACCGATGGGGTCGGCCTGCATTTTTCGTGGATGTACTCCGCCAAGGCACCACGACAGCGAAACGTCGAGAAAGAAATCATCGCCTCGATCAACGACAAATTGGGCGACGCCACTGTTCTGGGCCAACTGGAGGCACGCGGCACCTACGCTGACCGAGAGCTGACTATCGACGAGTCCATCGACTTCATGCTCTACATCTTGCCATTGCTGGAAGAACATCCAGACATGCTGATTGAAGCTCACAACCAGCTTCCTGAATATCGGATTCTCGACTCCCCAGCAACGGTTTCCATCGAAGCGGGGGAGAACACCGGCGACTGGTTCGATCTGACCGTCGAGGTCACTATTGATGACATCAAGGTGCCTTTCGCGCTGTTGCTCGCGGCGCTCACCTTGCACTTGGACTACCTGGTGCTTGAAGACATGACAGTAATTCCCATCAGTGGTGCGGACTTCGCCCAGCTGCGTACGTTGATTGATGAAGCCGGCGAATTGGGGAAGGTCGAAGGCAGCACTATTCGAGTCCACAAACTGAGCATCGATTGGTGGCAGGAGCTGCTGGATCTGGGCATTATCGAAGCTCAGCACAACCAGTGGCTGCAAAACATGAATGAGCTCACCCGCGGAGAAGAACTCCAGCAGGTGGAACTCCCCGAGACCTTCAAAGCGAATCTCCGACCGTATCAGGAACAGGGCCTCGCATGGCTGAACTTCCTGCGAACACACTCATTGGGCGGGGTCCTCGCTGATGACATGGGACTGGGTAAGACCGTTCAGTTGCTGGCTTGTCTCGAACAGGCTCGCCGTGAGAATCCAGATCAGAAGTTCCTTGTCCTGGCACCAACATCCGTGGTGGGCAACTGGATCAATGAAGCCCGTCGTTTCACCCCCAACCTCAAGACACGGGGCATTACTTCTACCACCAAGAAGGCCGGGCAAACTGTAGCCGACCAGCTGGGCGATGCCCAGCTGGTCGTAACCAGCTACACGATTTTCCGGCTGGCCTATGAAGAATTCGAAGCGGCCGGCTTCTCAGTCATGATCATGGATGAAGCGCAGCAGCTGAAGAATCACGTGTCCAAGGGGTACAAACAGGCCCGTCAGTTGCCGGTTCCATGCAAATTCGTGGTCACCGGGACTCCGATGGAAAACAACCTGATGGAACTGTGGGCTCTGGTCTCGCTGGCGGCACCAGGCTTGCTAGGCGGACAAAACGCGTTCAAGGATAATTACCAAAAGCTGATCTCTGAGGGAGACAAAGAACGGCTGGATCGGCTCAAAAGCCGTTTGCGCCCCTTCGTCCTTCGCCGTACCAAAGAGCAAGTCGTGCCAGAGCTTCCTGCCAAGACCGAACAGATCCTGGAAGTGGAGCTGGAGGCGAACCACCGCAAAGCCTACGACCGCCGTTTCCAGCGTGTGCGTCAGGAGGTCCTTGGCCTGGTGGATAACGTTGATTCGAACAGATTCAAGATCTTGCAGTCATTGACCTTGCTGCGCCAGTTGGCATTGGATCCGTCGCTGGTGGGCGAAGGGGACGGGGCTAGCGCCAAGCTGGAATTGCTGCGTGAGTTGATGGTCGATGCCGTGGCGGAGGGCCATAAGATTCTGGTCTTCAGCCAGTTCACCAGCTTCCTATCCAAGGCGAAAGATATCGCCGTAGAACTTGGGATAGCTCATGGCTACTTGGACGGCTCGACCAGTGGCGCCAAGCGCAAGGAATTAATCGAGGGATTCACCGATGGCGACTTCCCCGTCTTCTTCATTTCGCTGAAGTCTGGCGGGTTTGGTATCAATCTCACCGCAGCTGACTACTGCATCTTGTTGGATCCCTGGTGGAATCCGGCCGCTGAAGCCCAGGCCATTGACCGTGCACACCGCATTGGCCAAGAAAAGCCCGTCCACGTGTATCGCCTGGTTGCCAAGGACACCATTGAGTCCAAGGTGCTGGCGCTTCAAGCGAAGAAGACACAGCTGTTCAATGATGTCCTCGGGGACGAAGCCCAGGCGGGCCAATCCCCGGCGCTGAGTGCAGACGATTTCCTGGCCCTGATGGAATAG
- a CDS encoding OsmC family protein — MPHATAKPSVAEDRSQRLQEAGAGWGERISAAPHSAALTFTVQGEGFDSVASNIRAGKHTFTVDEPAALGGNDVAASPVEYALAALVSCQVVVYRLYAENLGIQVDDVQITADGQLDVRGLFGIDASIRPGFSSVDLKVQIAGPESTERYEELRQAVDAHCPVLDLFANPVPVTTSVQVVQSN; from the coding sequence ATGCCTCACGCAACAGCAAAACCCTCAGTGGCCGAAGACCGATCACAGCGGCTCCAAGAGGCAGGTGCTGGTTGGGGCGAACGGATCTCCGCCGCACCGCACAGCGCCGCGTTGACCTTTACCGTTCAGGGCGAAGGCTTTGATTCCGTTGCCAGCAATATCCGTGCCGGCAAGCATACCTTTACCGTGGATGAACCGGCAGCTCTCGGTGGCAATGATGTCGCCGCCAGTCCGGTTGAATACGCCTTGGCAGCACTGGTGTCCTGCCAGGTGGTGGTTTATCGACTTTACGCAGAGAACCTGGGCATCCAAGTTGATGACGTGCAAATCACGGCAGATGGGCAGCTCGACGTCCGCGGGCTCTTCGGCATTGATGCCTCCATCCGCCCCGGTTTCTCGTCGGTGGATCTGAAAGTGCAGATTGCCGGTCCCGAGTCCACCGAACGCTACGAGGAACTACGCCAGGCAGTGGATGCCCACTGCCCAGTCTTGGACCTCTTTGCCAACCCGGTGCCGGTGACCACTTCGGTGCAGGTTGTCCAAAGCAACTAG
- a CDS encoding L-idonate 5-dehydrogenase has protein sequence MSSSTLSSTTLAVVAHAAGDLRIEQIELPAPKPDQARIAIAYGGICGSDLHYWSHGAAGESILKAPMILGHEIVGTVIEAAVDGSGPAAGTKIAVHPATPGDTGEPYPADRPNLSPGCTYLGSAARYPHTEGAFAREVNLPTRMLRELPEGLSLRDAALAEPAAVAWHAVSRAGDVSGKKALVIGAGPIGALAVAVLKRGGASEIIAVDMHEKPLAIARELGATSTLRADDQEAIAEVNADVVIEASGNYRGLASAVRGAVRGGRVVMVGLLPTGEQPALISLAITRELELVGSFRFNGEIDQVLEALADGSLQIGAAVTHEFPVAEGLVAFETAKDSSTSGKVLLNFREQQ, from the coding sequence TTGTCGTCTAGCACCCTTTCTTCCACGACCCTGGCCGTGGTCGCGCACGCCGCCGGCGACCTGCGCATCGAACAGATCGAGCTGCCAGCACCGAAGCCCGACCAGGCCCGCATCGCCATCGCCTACGGCGGCATCTGCGGGTCGGATCTGCACTACTGGAGCCACGGCGCCGCCGGGGAATCCATCCTCAAAGCCCCGATGATTCTCGGACACGAGATCGTGGGAACCGTCATCGAAGCCGCCGTCGATGGCAGCGGACCAGCAGCCGGAACCAAGATCGCGGTGCACCCGGCAACGCCCGGGGATACCGGCGAACCATATCCGGCCGATCGCCCGAACCTTTCTCCCGGTTGCACCTACCTTGGCTCAGCCGCCCGCTACCCGCATACCGAAGGCGCCTTCGCTCGTGAAGTGAACCTGCCAACGCGCATGCTGCGCGAACTGCCCGAGGGGCTCTCGCTGCGCGATGCCGCGCTGGCCGAACCCGCAGCGGTGGCGTGGCATGCGGTCTCGCGCGCGGGCGATGTCTCAGGCAAGAAGGCTCTGGTGATCGGCGCTGGCCCGATCGGCGCGCTTGCCGTGGCAGTACTCAAGCGTGGCGGTGCCAGCGAGATCATCGCGGTGGATATGCATGAGAAGCCATTGGCTATCGCCCGGGAACTGGGCGCCACCTCCACCTTGCGCGCCGATGACCAGGAAGCCATCGCCGAGGTCAACGCGGATGTGGTGATCGAGGCCAGTGGCAACTACCGCGGCTTGGCATCAGCGGTCAGAGGTGCGGTGCGCGGCGGCCGAGTCGTCATGGTTGGACTGCTGCCCACAGGCGAGCAGCCCGCGTTGATTTCCCTGGCCATCACCCGTGAGCTGGAACTCGTCGGCTCCTTCCGATTCAACGGCGAGATCGATCAGGTGCTCGAAGCTCTGGCCGATGGCTCCTTGCAAATTGGTGCGGCCGTCACCCACGAGTTCCCCGTGGCCGAAGGCCTTGTAGCCTTTGAAACAGCCAAGGATTCCTCGACTTCAGGCAAGGTACTGCTCAACTTCAGGGAACAGCAATAA